The Zea mays cultivar B73 chromosome 7, Zm-B73-REFERENCE-NAM-5.0, whole genome shotgun sequence DNA segment TGTCCGTGTGTTGTCTGACGGCCGCTCACGCTTTCCTAACTACTACACTATACTAGAACTACTAGTTCgtcgtgtatatatatatataaaagaaaCATTCACACAGCCGCAAATAAGAGAGCTGTATTTTCTTTATATCTTTCTTTGAAAAAGTAACCAATTAACTGCACAGTTCATGTTCACTACAGAAACAACGCGCAGCGTTGCCGCAAGACCACAATCGTTGCAATAGTAGCTTACCGGGCCATCAGGAACAGATCACAAACTCAATTGGTACAAGATGCTCCGCTATGCTTTCTTGTTCCTCCTTCGCGTCAACCGGCCACACGGCATGCAAATCGGTCCAAGCCTACAGGGACGAGCTGGACCTGGTGTTGGTGTGGCTGATGGTGAAGGACTCCAGCTTGGACAAATCCGGCACCCAGCAGGACAGCTCCGACGTTCCTGTCACGAACATCAAGGATCCTGGAGACCACCTTACCCGCGGCGGTTTCACATCTGTGCTTTCCCAGCATGCAACCTGATGACCCAAAAAGTTACCATACCTCAGCCAAACAGATGTGTGGTAGTATATAACATCATCATAATAATAATATACGCTGCTTCGGTATCAATATCACACACTGCACCTTTCCGCTCTCAACGTTCCAAGCATAGACACTACCATCACCGGAGCCTGCAAGAGAGAAGACGATAACACATCGCTAACCGTACAACAATATAAGATGGGCGAAGGGCGGGCGCGCGATAAGGAATGGTTTCTAACCAGATACGATATGGTTTCCCTCGGGACAGAACGATGCCTCCAGTGTCGAATTGGTTAATATTGGCTTCGCGCGAAACGATGCAATCTGAACGGACGAACAATCGGCACAAtcaaacaaaaaaaaacaaaacataAGAACCACATTTTACTACAACTAGTATGTGCATGAGCATGATACAAAACTGGTCGGCTGTAAGTATGCTTACGCTGTTGCCTTCAAAAGAATCTAGCACATGAACACGCCCAGCTTTAGTGGTTAACAGAATCCGCCTGCCATCACCGCTGAACTGTACGACATGGGCTTCCGAATCATCAGTGCCGACAGAGAAGGTCGCAAAAGGCCCCTACGCACATAACAAGTCAGATAAAGGCCAAACCAAGTAACCAACCCACGCCAGCGTTCAATCACAACTACCATTCCGAATTTCCGAATATCAAACATCTTTATGCGGCCACCATAGGCGACAGCAAATACCATGCCCTGGGCGTCGTACGAAACTGTAGGCCTCCTTTGCGCGCGCAGTAAGCCCTGGAAAAAAAAACATGACATGATTTTGCAAGTCACCAGCAATATATGGCAATGCCGACAAATGCTAAATGATCCCTCTCTCCATCTAAAACACGGACAGGACTCTAATGTGATACTTTTGACTTGAAAATACTGTGAAAACTGGTCAACAAATTTCCATTACAAATCCAGTAACATCTGCCTTGTGTGCTCAATCTACACGCATTTATATATGTTTATTACGGTCAAAGCCCAAAAAAGGTTTAAGCACAAAAATAATCCTACAATACGACTTATATTCTTAACTTGACGAAGTAGATGTTATGGATTTCAGTTAAACAAGAGGACCAAACCCAAGATACTCCATCTGTTTTTACTTTTACAGGAATGTCCTCAATTCAATATCCATTTTCTTTTTTTGCTTTTACAAAAAAAAATGCAGTACACAACAAGGTTTTTAATGATTCAGCTGTATGTAACAATGATACATTATGGGTTCCAACTTGCAAGTGATTTGGTTCAACAGGGAACAAGTAATAAGAAATAAGAAATCCAAAATAGCCTTCCTCATCGAAAGCTTTATTTCATTAAGTTGGTCCTAAACAGGTAGTAAACCAGAATCTGGAGTTTATCTCTCATGTCACATAGCTGTGTGCACCGTCATTAGTTTACCTGCGGTTTTTCAGCCCGATGGTCCCATAAGAGAATGGTACGATCAAGCGAACATGAGAGAAAGTTTTCTTTTCCAGAGCAAAGTGCGATGCAGACAACCCTGGACAAGGCAAAGCACATTAGCATCCCCCACTTGTATTAGTGTAGAGGACATTTAACTATAATTTATTGTAAGATGTTGTGGCATACCTATCAAGGTGACCTTTATAATATCTAATAAACCGGTTATCATTCATTGAGAGCAGACGCAGAGATTCTGCATTATTAATTCTTCTCAGTACATGACATAAATCAGTTTTAAGTTGACACCATACAGGACTTACCATCCCAGCCATTGTTCGATGAATATAAGACAATAGATGGGTTATCAGTGAAGCACACAAGTCCAACCCCATATTTTTTGCTATTAATAGTATTCAAACACCTGAAAACTTACATGAGTGAAAAAAACCAATACATTTCACAAAGAAAGGAATAGTTTAGAGTGAAAAAAATAAAATGACTACAAAAAGATACTGGTTCATTGCCATAAATGAAAGTTTCTTGTGTACTGTGTAGAATACTGAAGTTGAACATATGTTTCAAATATTAGTCACTCAAGTAAACTGATAAAGATACTATATAAGGATTTGCATCAGTGCAGTATTGTTGTTATGAAACTGAAAATGAAGACTAAATTCTACAGAACATCAGTGAACATGCCAACTAGACAAAACAACTACTGAACTACTAGAATGTAAGAATTTGCATCTTTTATGACAATTTTTTTTAAAATACTAACCCTATTTACTCAAATATAAAATTTCAAAGACAGTAATGATCCGCACTCACACTGCATCTTGGGTATCGTATAAACGGATTGATTCATCATCGCTAGCTGTCACGAGATAGTTGGTAGCCTTGCTGTGAAAGTCCATAGAACAAATTCTGCCATTCTGAAATAGAATTATGATACACCAAAAGAGTCAGATGAGTACAGTGTGCCTAGGTATGTCAATGCATATTGAGCAGTTCTCTAAATAGAGATATTCATTTGAAAGGGATGCAACAAAGATATAAGTCAAACAAGTCTTTCAAGTCATAAAAACACACCATGGAATCATTTttatgttttttttaaaaaatggtTACACCCATTACGATGAGACACTTGGGTGCTCACGTCACAGTAATCCATGCCAGGCTAATTGAAAATGTAATACTCGTCACATGGTAGCAAGAGCACATTATTCTATTCATTTTGCGCTCTGGCATATACATAATCATATCAAGAAAATTGCCAGTAAAAGAACATGAACCCCAATCCCACCACAGTATATGGTAACACGATAAATAACAACTTAATCCCTTTAGGCAATATATAGGAACCAATGCACCTTCCAAGCCCTTGCATTCACATTGAAGCAGCAGTCTAAACTGAACTCCCTCAATAAAACGAAGTAAATTTAATAAGAAAAGCAAGTAAACTCAAGTATCAACTTAGCAGTGATTTCTCTATAAAAAGAAATGTTAGACCCTAGGGGTGTAGAATAATTTAATTTCCATGGGTAATTTGGGAGAAGAACAAAGGCTTACATAGCCTTGAAAGACCAACCCTATCTTCATGCTCTTGACCACCTCATCAGTGATCTCCATGCTCACCCTAGGTGGACTTGTCATGGCAGCAACCAGCAAACCCTCCAAAAAGCTTTATGACAATAAGCAGCGACTAGTCAATCAGGTACCAGGGATATGGCCTTGGCAACTGAAGAACCTAATGAAACCATAGATGGATGGATTCGGATCAGTAGCGGCACAGAAATTCATGATAAAGCAGACTGAGAATCCAACCATGAGAAGAACTGGATACGTCCAATCAAAGAAAGGAATTATCACCAATAAAAAAACGAAGAAATCAAGGTCGGGATCGGGATGGATGGATTCAGATTTGTAGATGTAAGCGAATCCGCAACAAAATGAGTGGGAATCCAACTCTAAGAAGAACAAAATCCATCCAAGCAAAGGAAGGAGTGCTCACCAGCAGAAGGACCAGCACCAGCCAATCCAGGCCAGGATGGATGTATCTCTCCTCAACTAGGCCGAAGGAGCAGTGGCGCTGTGGCGGCGTGAGGAGCGGGTGGAAGAGAGAAAGCGAGGGACTAGCGGGCATCTGCTTGGCTACAGCAGCATAGGGTTCTCGAGGGCTATTTGGTTTGGATCCCCGCAAGCCTTCACAAGTTTGGCAACACCAAAGAAATTTTGCTAGCATTTTGATAGCTACCAAAATTGGTGTGTACAATGCTATCAGTAAGCTGTCCACCAGTTCATTTGCGCATGGAAGCCATTTGCCTGCCAAAAATATTGGCTGCGCAAATGGACAGAGTACTGGTGCAGTGGTGCTACCAAATCAGCAGCATTAAATGTTGAACTCGTGGATCATCTGGCTTCAAAGGATCACACATAAACCGTGCACCAGTTTGGGGACCATTGTCACTACTGACTTCCCTGCTATGAAATCTAAAAAAGAAAATGTCCCACTTACTATATACTAGTAAAGAAACATTGGATGATAATTGAGTCCTACATGTCGAAATCACAAACGCAGCAAGCTTTGGCATCATTGGCTCATTGCTGTCCAAACACCATTATTTTCTTCAAGTTTGGCATCACCAAAGTATGACAGGGATGACACGTGTCTCGGTTCATGGCAATAATGATAGGCTTCGAAGGAGAAATTCGGGAGGAACTGGAAAGAGAGAGTGACTGAGTTTGATAATTATTTGGGAGCAGGGGAACCGAAGCAGCATTTAGCATGTTCTGGCTGTTCAATGTTCAAGCTGTACTATGTTCTACCCCCATAGGATTTAACTATATATGCGTCCGTTAAGAATGTGACGTGTTGAAATGCCTTTTTTTTAGCAAATGACAGAAATTTATCATTGCTGAAAATTTAACGTTCCTTGACCCGATGGCGATTTCGCCACTTATTGGGCAGCAACAAGGCTATTTTGTCCATGGTCAAGCATATGAATTGGACTGGAGAAGAAAACAGGCTACTCACGTAGTCTCGGCAGTCTCTTAAGCATCTCGTTCGTGATCTCCATGCTCAACCCTTGGGCCAGGTGCCGGCCGACTGCCGACCCAGTAAACGGCACGGGTGAACACATGTACACCCGATGTTTTTttgcaaaaagaaaaagggaaaaaaaaAGAGAGCAAAGTTAgtggacacaatactacatacacCACATTTGTAGTTTGGAACAAATCCGAATAAAACAAACAGTTAGGGTTTGGTGCTAGGCTTCGTAGAGCAGGAAGGGAAGAGATGGGGCGGTCGtacatggtggtggtggtgtgttAGTCGACGGCGAAGGGCCCCGCGAAGCACATGGAGGCTGGAGCGTAGGGCGGCGCGGCGGTCGTCGAGCCGTCGCCGAGGGAGAGAGAACGCGGGGCGGGGTGAACGGCGCCACGGCGGTGGAGGCGGGCTGTCCGCCGTTGTTTTTCCTGAGCCGTGCTTTTCATGGCCCTTCCTTTTCTCCACGCaattgtttttctagtttggTGCATTTTATACATATTCCTCCGTGTTCCAAATCCCAGTAGTTTAGGAATTGTAGGATCTAAAATCATCTTTTTATCCAAAATTAAATAAGAAGAAGATTCCAGTCTCTTCAATCTCTTTCAAATTTGTGGCTCCTAATTCCTAAACTAGCACTAAGGCTGTCTTCTTTGCCGGACCGAACTTTTTACAATTTAGCCTCTTTTTAGAAAAAAAATTCACATTTAAACCCTTGGTCAAACCGACGGCTAGCACGGCTTGATTGAGGCTAGCACAAGCTGACACACCTACGAGCCGTCACACCAAGCCATCATATTTAAACATGGAAACAATTtttaatactccctccgtttctttttattagtcgcttgCACTATCCAgtgactaataaaaagaaacggagagaGTATAAGACATGGATGCTGCAGCAAGGCAAAGCGTGCCGACTCATCAAATCACGGGTGACACATGGGTGCTGCACCAAGGCAAGGCAGCAAGCAAAAAGATACACCTGCACGTCATCTAGTCTACGCACACTGCCACTCGTATTTTTGTGGATGTCAATCAAACTAGAACAAgcggcgcccccccccccccacactgaAAAATATAAATACATAATTGTACACGCTATAATCAAATTAAATAGAGGAGGTACTAAATCTCAAATCAAATTTGTTTAGTTCAGAGAGAAAGAAAACAGATATTCAACATAACATAGAACATAGATAGCTCGAAAATAATTCACATTAAAGTTGTAGCACCGCACTTAAACGTGCACCATAGCATGACGTTGAGGCTTGTTTCAGCTGGAAACTGGTCCAAAATAAAATTATATGATCCAAGTTTACGTCTAGTCGATATAGTGGGGAACAGGCACCCAAACCAGAGGTATTTACAAGGTACCTAGAGCCAACTCTTGGCCGACATAATCCAGACAGCTAGGCACAAACATTACGCAACTACAAGTGCAGAGCCATTTCATCTACTAAAGCCAGCTGAACAATCCATCCACAAAAGCGATAAATAGAGGTGACCAAGATGTACATCCATAAAAGGCAAGACATCATTTGTGACGTGTTCAGACTGCAGATTTGTCAAGGCTGGAAACAAATATAAGAATGTGAGTATAAAGTTCCATAATATTATGCGCTGGGTCTTTGAAGTTAATGTTATACCAAAGAAAGATATTAAGCACATGTATACAACCTCGAGGCTAAACAAACAGGGTCTTGATCGCAAACCAATAGCTTTAGGCAGTTTACTGAGGCAAGAAAGATATGATTATGCAGCTGCCTATAGAGGAAGCTGTTCACTAGCTAAGTACTTTTGGCTCTGCCCAGAGCTATATCCAGCAAAGAGCTATATTCAGCAAAGAGCTATATGCAACTGCTATAGCGTGATCGAGATTTAGTACCTAGAATGAACGTGTGCAAAGCAACAAACCTTTTTAGTCGTGATTGATCCGCGACATCTAAGATATTGCAACATGTGTAAATTTCTAGGGCAACAAAAAATGTTTTGGCAAGAGTTGGTTGTCAGACATTCTTTAACGCGCCATTATTTTTTTGAACTATCATGAAACTTGTTTTGCTGAAAGACTGGAAACTATTGAATATATAAGCTCTTTTTTAATAATAGTCTACAGAAATTATTATATTAAGTTTTTTCATTAGAATTGCTGGTCCAGTGTGCAGAGCACGTGAGAATTACAAATCAGTACTGTTTAGCATGTCAATTGTCATTGGCTCTATGTTCGTTTAATCATGACAAGTGGATGTTGGGAGCGTTTTGTTCTTACAAGTTGACTTATCTAAAACTACATTGACTCGGGCATATTCATACATAGGTAGAGGAAAAGCTAAGCCGCACTGTGGAGAAGCTGCAACAGCAGCTCATGGAGGAACAGAACGCAAGGCTGGCAAAGGGCTATATTCAGCAAAGCCTGAGCTCAATACCTGCACTTCCACAAGAAAGGCCACTCAACACAACCGCAAGAACCCCCCAAGCTGCAGGAATTCCCCAATGAAGCTCTCAAAGCTACAGATCCCCAAGCCAACTCAAGAACCCGGCGGACAGACACCAAGAAACTGGACAATTCGGAGAGGCTAGGTATCCCCGCACAGCCCTCAAGGATCAGGAAAACCCTGAGCTCTAGCACAAAAGCATATAATCGAGAGGAGACCAGCCAATCATTAGGGTCATAACAGCACCCATGGGAACGAAAAAGGATCGGTTGCACCCACCGAGGGAACAAAAGCCTAGATTTTCAAATTGGTTTCTAAGACACATTTTATTTGTATTAGAGACCAAAAGGAACTCGAAAGGAGCTTTTGCTAGCTTCTGTGGGATCCAAAAAGTTAATGCACAAGATATCCCATAGAAGCCAGTTTTTCAAATCAAAGGCCTAGACAAACAGGACTGGGTGTATTTTCTAAAGCTAGACAACAGTCACCATCTCTCTCCTCACACCAACTGCGTATATCGGCAAAAGGGCACATTAGGTTGCAGAGTAATGATCTGGAGATCGAGTGTTGCAAACTTTAGCCAAGTCTGGTGAAAATTAGGTTCAGTTCAGAGCATAATAGGTCCATGGCAGTACAGGTGCAACATAAATGTGCCACATCTATTTTGGCACTGTAGCTAAGACCGTTGCAACAATAGGAATGGAAGCATAAGAGTCAATGTAGTCCATTGCTAATTTAAATGTTGCCCATCACAACTGGACAACGTTTTTTCAGAGGCAAAAGAAAAGCGAGCAAagaaggccacaattaaatctaaGACCTATTTGATAACAGTGGCATTCAGACTGTTGTAAACAACAAGAAGGCACAGAGAGGCAGAGGATGTACCTAGAATTAGCAACGCCGGAAGCCAAGTCATCACCATCACCAGTTTTATCAGCTGAGCCTCCCAATATCTTCCTCGCAACCTGCCTGGTAGCTGAG contains these protein-coding regions:
- the LOC100280358 gene encoding protein ANTHESIS POMOTING FACTOR 1 isoform X6, whose product is MMNQSVYTIPKMQFFRCLNTINSKKYGVGLVCFTDNPSIVLYSSNNGWDESLRLLSMNDNRFIRYYKGHLDRVVCIALCSGKENFLSCSLDRTILLWDHRAEKPQGLLRAQRRPTVSYDAQGMVFAVAYGGRIKMFDIRKFGMGPFATFSVGTDDSEAHVVQFSGDGRRILLTTKAGRVHVLDSFEGNSIASFRAKPILTNSTLEASFCPEGNHIVSGSGDGSVYAWNVESGKVACWESTDVKPPRVRWSPGSLMFVTGTSELSCWVPDLSKLESFTISHTNTRSSSSL
- the LOC100280358 gene encoding protein ANTHESIS POMOTING FACTOR 1 isoform X3, with the protein product MTSPPRVSMEITDEVVKSMKIGLVFQGYNGRICSMDFHSKATNYLVTASDDESIRLYDTQDAVKKYGVGLVCFTDNPSIVLYSSNNGWDESLRLLSMNDNRFIRYYKGHLDRVVCIALCSGKENFLSCSLDRTILLWDHRAEKPQGLLRAQRRPTVSYDAQGMVFAVAYGGRIKMFDIRKFGMGPFATFSVGTDDSEAHVVQFSGDGRRILLTTKAGRVHVLDSFEGNSIASFRAKPILTNSTLEASFCPEGNHIVSGSGDGSVYAWNVESGKVACWESTDVKPPRVRWSPGSLMFVTGTSELSCWVPDLSKLESFTISHTNTRSSSSL
- the LOC100280358 gene encoding protein ANTHESIS POMOTING FACTOR 1 isoform X2; translation: MTSPPRVSMEITDEVVKSMKIGLVFQGYNGRICSMDFHSKATNYLVTASDDESIRLYDTQDAVCLNTINSKKYGVGLVCFTDNPSIVLYSSNNGWDESLRLLSMNDNRFIRYYKGHLDRVVCIALCSGKENFLSCSLDRTILLWDHRAEKPQGLLRAQRRPTVSYDAQGMVFAVAYGGRIKMFDIRKFGMGPFATFSVGTDDSEAHVVQFSGDGRRILLTTKAGRVHVLDSFEGNSIASFRAKPILTNSTLEASFCPEGNHIVSGSGDGSVYAWNVESGKVACWESTDVKPPRVRWSPGSLMFVTGTSELSCWVPDLSKLESFTISHTNTRSSSSL
- the LOC100280358 gene encoding Protein ANTHESIS POMOTING FACTOR 1, translating into MDFHSKATNYLVTASDDESIRLYDTQDAVCLNTINSKKYGVGLVCFTDNPSIVLYSSNNGWDESLRLLSMNDNRFIRYYKGHLDRVVCIALCSGKENFLSCSLDRTILLWDHRAEKPQGLLRAQRRPTVSYDAQGMVFAVAYGGRIKMFDIRKFGMGPFATFSVGTDDSEAHVVQFSGDGRRILLTTKAGRVHVLDSFEGNSIASFRAKPILTNSTLEASFCPEGNHIVSGSGDGSVYAWNVESGKVACWESTDVKPPRVRWSPGSLMFVTGTSELSCWVPDLSKLESFTISHTNTRSSSSL
- the LOC100280358 gene encoding protein ANTHESIS POMOTING FACTOR 1 isoform X1 — translated: MLAKFLWCCQTCEGLRGSKPNSPREPYAAVAKQMPASPSLSLFHPLLTPPQRHCSFGLVEERYIHPGLDWLVLVLLLNGRICSMDFHSKATNYLVTASDDESIRLYDTQDAVCLNTINSKKYGVGLVCFTDNPSIVLYSSNNGWDESLRLLSMNDNRFIRYYKGHLDRVVCIALCSGKENFLSCSLDRTILLWDHRAEKPQGLLRAQRRPTVSYDAQGMVFAVAYGGRIKMFDIRKFGMGPFATFSVGTDDSEAHVVQFSGDGRRILLTTKAGRVHVLDSFEGNSIASFRAKPILTNSTLEASFCPEGNHIVSGSGDGSVYAWNVESGKVACWESTDVKPPRVRWSPGSLMFVTGTSELSCWVPDLSKLESFTISHTNTRSSSSL
- the LOC100280358 gene encoding protein ANTHESIS POMOTING FACTOR 1 isoform X5, yielding MDFHSKATNYLVTASDDESIRLYDTQDAVKKYGVGLVCFTDNPSIVLYSSNNGWDESLRLLSMNDNRFIRYYKGHLDRVVCIALCSGKENFLSCSLDRTILLWDHRAEKPQGLLRAQRRPTVSYDAQGMVFAVAYGGRIKMFDIRKFGMGPFATFSVGTDDSEAHVVQFSGDGRRILLTTKAGRVHVLDSFEGNSIASFRAKPILTNSTLEASFCPEGNHIVSGSGDGSVYAWNVESGKVACWESTDVKPPRVRWSPGSLMFVTGTSELSCWVPDLSKLESFTISHTNTRSSSSL